A window of the Parambassis ranga chromosome 17, fParRan2.1, whole genome shotgun sequence genome harbors these coding sequences:
- the LOC114449253 gene encoding cullin-3-like, translating into MSNLKGSTKKDTKMRIRAFPMTMDEKYVNNIWDLLKNAIQEIQRKNNSGLSFEELYRNAYTMVLHKHGEKLYTGLREVVTEHLINKVREDVLNSLNNNFLQTLNQAWNDHQTAMVMIRDILMYMDRVYVQQNNVENVYNLGLIIFRDQVVRYGCIRDHLRQTLLDMIARERKGEFVDRGAIRNACQMLMILGLDGRSVYEEDFEGPFLDMSAEFFQMESQKFLAENSASVYIKKVEARINEEIERVMHCLDKSTEEPIVKVVERELISKHMKTIVEMENSGLVHMLKNGKTEDLACMYKLFSRVPNGLKTMCECMSAYLREQGKALVSEEGEGKNPVDYIQGLLDLKTRFDRFLLESFNNDRLFKQTIAGDFEYFLNLNSRSPEYLSLFIDDKLKKGVKGLTEQEVETILDKAMVLFRFMQEKDVFERYYKQHLGRRLLSNKSVSDDSEKNMISKLKTECGCQFTSKLEGMFRDMSISNTTMDEFRQHIQTTSASLSGVDLTVRVLTTGYWPTQSATPKCTIPPSPRHAFEVFRRFYLAKHTGRQLTLQHHMGGADLNATFYGAVKKEDGSEVGVGGAQVTGSNTRKHILQVSTFQMTILMLFNNREKCTFEEIQQETDIPERELVRALQSLACGKPTQRVLTKEPKSKEIENGHVFTVNDQFTSKLHRVKIQTVAAKQGESDPERKETRQKVDDDRKHEIEAAIVRIMKSRKKMQHNVLVAEVTQQLRARFLPSPVVIKKRIEGLIEREYLARTPEDRKVYTYVA; encoded by the exons ATGTCCAACCTCAAAGGCAGCACCAAGAAGGACACCAAGATGAGGATACGAGCCTTTCCT ATGACAATGGATGAGAAATATGTGAACAACATCTGGGACCTCCTGAAGAATGCCATCCAAGAAATtcagagaaaaaacaacagtggaCTGAGCTTCGAGGAGCTTTACAGGAATGCCTACACCATGGTACTCCACAAGCACGGGGAGAAGCTCTACACTGGCCTGAGGGAGGTTGTCACTGAGCACCTCATCAACAAA GTACGGGAAGATGTTTTAAACTCCCTTAATAACAACTTTTTGCAAACACTGAACCAGGCCTGGAATGATCATCAAACTGCAATGGTTATGATTAGAGACATCCTTATGTATATG GACAGGGTCTATGTTCAACAAAACAATGTAGAGAATGTGTACAACCTTGGCCTCATCATATTCAGGGACCAGGTGGTGCGTTATGGCTGCATTCGTGACCACCTACGACAGACGTTACTGGACATGATTGCGcgggagaggaaaggagagttTGTGGACAG AGGAGCCATCAGAAATGCCTGCCAGATGCTGATGATTCTTGGTCTAGACGGTAGATCTGTGTATGAAGAGGACTTCGAAGGCCCCTTTTTAGATATGTCAGCTGAATTCTTTCAG ATGGAGAGCCAAAAGTTCTTAGCAGAAAACAGTGCCAGTGTCTACATAAAAAAGGTGGAGGCCAGAATCAATGAAGAGATTGAGCGAGTTATGCACTGTCTGGACAAATCTACAgaagagcctattgtaaaggtGGTGGAAAGGGAGCTCATTTCTAAACACATGAAGACCATTGTGGAGATGGAGAACTCTGGGCTGGTTCATATGCTTAAGAATGGCAAAACAGAAG ATCTGGCGTGCATGTACAAGCTGTTTAGTCGTGTGCCAAATGGCCTGAAAACAATGTGCGAGTGTATGAGTGCTTACTTGCGAGAGCAAGGCAAGGCTCTAGTGTCAGAAGAGGGAGAGGGCAAGAACCCTGTCGACTATATTCAG GGTCTGTTGGACTTGAAGACAAGATTTGATCGCTTCCTCCTTGAATCCTTTAACAATGACAGACTCTTCAAACAAACCATAGCTGGAGACTTTGAGTATTTCCTTAACCTAAACTCCCGCTCACCAGAGTACCTGTCACTCTTCATCGATGATAAGCTCAAGAAGGGAGTCAAAGGG TTGACAGAACAGGAGGTGGAGACGATTCTTGACAAAGCCATGGTGCTGTTCAGGTTTATGCAAGAGAAGGATGTTTTTGAAAGGTACTATAAACAGCATCTGGGCCGTCGGCTGCTTAGCAACAAGAGCGTCTCGGATGACTCCGAAAAGAATATGATCTCTAAGCTGAAG ACAGAATGTGGCTGTCAGTTTACATCAAAACTGGAAGGAATGTTCAGAGATATGAGCATCTCCAACACTACAATGGATGAGTTCCGGCAACACATACAAACCACATCG GCATCTTTAAGTGGGGTAGACCTTACAGTAAGGGTCCTCACTACCGGCTACTGGCCTACTCAGTCTGCTACACCCAAATGCACCATCCCCCCTTCTCCCAGACATGCCTTTGAAGTCTTCAGACG GTTTTACCTTGCTAAGCACACTGGTAGACAGCTCACACTGCAACACCACATGGGCGGGGCAGACCTGAACGCAACTTTCTACGGAGCTGTTAAAAAG GAGGATGGTTCAGAAGTGGGTGTGGGGGGTGCCCAGGTGACTGGTTCTAACACCAGGAAGCACATACTGCAGGTCTCCACCTTCCAGATGACTATCCTCATGCTCTTcaacaacagagaaaagtgCACTTTTGAG GAGATCCAGCAGGAGACGGATATTCCTGAGCGAGAGCTGGTGCGAGCGTTGCAGTCTTTGGCCTGCGGGAAACCCACACAGAGAGTTCTTACCAAGGAGCCAAAGTCCAAGGAGATAGAGAACGGCCATGTGTTTACAGTCAATGATCAGTTTACTTCCAAACTGCACAGAGTCAAAATACAGACAG TTGCTGCTAAACAAGGGGAGTCAGACCCTGAACGGAAAGAGACCCGGCAGAAAGTGGATGATGATAGAAAGCATGAGATCGAGGCAGCCATCGTCAGAATCATGAAGTCGAGGAAGAAGATGCAGCACAATGTCCTGGTAGCAGAG GTGACTCAGCAGCTGCGGGCACGTTTTCTTCCCAGCCCTGTGGTTATCAAAAAGCGCATAGAAGGACTTATTGAAAGAGAATACTTGGCGAGGACACCAGAGGATCGTAAAGTGTATACCTACGTTGCATAG